One genomic region from Quercus robur chromosome 4, dhQueRobu3.1, whole genome shotgun sequence encodes:
- the LOC126723738 gene encoding uncharacterized protein LOC126723738 yields MAMYFNTNILLLAFFAIAGILFSGNNNNNMVVGDDCQGDMQGLVAQCAMYVQKGMPKMNPSQQCCSVIQKADMPCVCQHMTADVEKMIDMDKVIFVAQYCGRPVAPGTTCGSYTVPSPPTIA; encoded by the exons ATGGCAATGTACTTCAATACTAACATCTTGCTCTTGGCTTTCTTCGCCATTGCTGGGATTCTGTTCTCCggtaacaacaacaacaacatggtTGTTGGCGACGACTGCCAAGGTGACATGCAGGGTTTGGTAGCTCAATGTGCTATGTACGTTCAAAAGGGTATGCCAAAGATGAACCCATCTCAACAATGCTGCAGTGTTATCCAGAAGGCGGACATGCCATGCGTGTGCCAGCACATGACCGCGGATGTTGAGAAGATGATTGACATGGACAAAGTGATCTTTGTAGCACAGTACTGTGGCAGGCCAGTGGCCCCTGGAACCACCTGTGGAA GTTACACTGTTCCATCACCACCAACAATAGCATGA